A genomic region of Synechococcus sp. NOUM97013 contains the following coding sequences:
- a CDS encoding glycosyltransferase family 2 protein, translating to MTPLLPFALLLTAALVAACIGLLILQLGLMRVFAAAPSLQPAFEADVPETSICVVIPAYNEALNVGPCLTSVLRSATPCRDWRVLLVDDASTDNTIQQAQLTVSALDANVSRFDLLQAGPRPDGERWVGKNWACARAMQQVQAEWVLFLDADVQLRPQALHRALHQAIHDKADLLSLAPRLRCGCLAEWMVQPIMASLLGLGFPIEAANDPDSDVAFAAGPFMLFRRSAYEQIGGHQGLAAEVVEDLALARLIKRQGLRLRYLLGLDAVDLRMYVDLASLWEGWTKNWLLGLDGDPIKALGASAVVVLMFSLPWLLLPASLLLLSLIPSHAVWWFASVILSVTAIVQQFLIRRWNCQRFEMPLTYWWLMGAGGLLVGAIGPVSVWRTLTGRGWTWKGRQLT from the coding sequence TTGACCCCGCTGCTTCCTTTTGCATTGCTGTTGACCGCTGCGTTGGTCGCGGCCTGCATCGGGCTTCTGATCTTGCAGCTTGGCTTGATGCGTGTGTTTGCCGCTGCACCGTCATTGCAACCCGCGTTTGAGGCTGATGTGCCGGAGACATCGATTTGTGTGGTGATCCCCGCTTACAACGAGGCTCTCAACGTTGGACCATGCCTGACCAGTGTTCTCCGCAGTGCCACTCCCTGCCGCGACTGGCGTGTGTTGCTGGTCGATGACGCCTCTACTGACAACACGATTCAACAGGCTCAACTCACGGTTTCAGCCTTGGATGCCAATGTTTCCAGGTTTGATCTGTTGCAGGCTGGGCCGCGTCCGGACGGTGAACGTTGGGTCGGCAAGAATTGGGCCTGTGCCCGTGCCATGCAGCAGGTCCAGGCCGAATGGGTGCTGTTCCTTGATGCTGATGTTCAGTTAAGACCGCAGGCTCTTCATCGCGCCTTGCATCAGGCCATTCACGACAAGGCTGATTTGCTCAGCCTTGCCCCCCGTTTGCGGTGCGGCTGTCTTGCTGAATGGATGGTTCAGCCAATCATGGCCAGTCTGCTGGGGCTTGGTTTTCCAATCGAAGCCGCGAACGATCCTGACTCTGATGTGGCCTTCGCAGCAGGCCCCTTCATGTTGTTTCGACGGAGCGCTTACGAGCAGATCGGTGGTCATCAAGGCCTCGCCGCTGAAGTCGTGGAGGATCTCGCTTTGGCTCGGCTGATCAAACGACAGGGATTGCGTTTGCGTTATTTGCTGGGTCTTGATGCAGTGGATTTACGGATGTATGTCGACCTCGCTTCGCTGTGGGAAGGCTGGACTAAAAACTGGTTGCTCGGCTTGGATGGTGACCCGATTAAGGCGCTTGGTGCATCGGCTGTGGTGGTGCTGATGTTCAGCCTGCCTTGGTTGCTTTTGCCCGCATCACTGTTGCTGCTCAGTTTGATCCCTTCCCACGCAGTCTGGTGGTTTGCTTCCGTGATCCTTTCGGTGACGGCGATCGTTCAGCAGTTCTTGATTCGTCGTTGGAACTGTCAACGCTTCGAGATGCCGCTCACGTACTGGTGGCTGATGGGAGCAGGAGGCTTGCTCGTTGGTGCGATTGGCCCGGTCTCTGTGTGGCGCACGCTCACAGGGCGTGGTTGGACCTGGAAAGGACGTCAGCTGACATGA
- a CDS encoding GAF domain-containing protein codes for MQPALIPENEQERLKALSEYRILGTRPEQSYDDITRMASLVCRTPISLISLVDSKRQWFKSKVGITADETPRDWSFCAHAIHNDQPLIVTDALKDERFVDNPLVCGDPKIRFYAGFPLNNDEAHRIGTLCVIDRRPNHLSEDQMQIMEALARQVVVFLDLRKRSIKLLESFCSSDKPPGMISTCSYCRKARDERGHWIYLDQFLSQRTNLNFSHGICDSCIEEHFPEVVEAWTTGLHTSEHELHQASQKNPRDHVS; via the coding sequence ATGCAACCAGCGCTCATTCCTGAGAACGAGCAAGAGCGCTTGAAAGCACTGAGTGAATACAGAATTCTCGGGACGCGGCCTGAGCAGTCCTATGACGACATCACTCGTATGGCGTCCTTGGTATGCCGCACACCGATTTCCTTGATAAGCCTTGTCGACTCCAAGCGCCAGTGGTTCAAATCAAAGGTCGGCATCACCGCAGACGAAACGCCCCGCGATTGGTCCTTCTGCGCCCATGCCATCCATAACGACCAACCATTGATCGTGACCGATGCACTCAAAGATGAGCGATTTGTCGATAATCCGTTGGTTTGTGGCGATCCAAAAATCCGCTTTTATGCAGGTTTTCCGCTGAACAACGATGAAGCGCATCGGATCGGCACACTGTGTGTGATCGACCGAAGACCCAACCATCTCTCTGAGGATCAGATGCAGATCATGGAGGCGCTGGCGCGCCAGGTCGTGGTCTTTCTCGATCTGCGCAAGCGTTCGATCAAGTTGTTGGAATCGTTCTGCTCATCAGATAAGCCCCCTGGCATGATCTCCACCTGCAGCTACTGCCGCAAAGCCAGAGATGAACGAGGACATTGGATTTATCTGGATCAATTCCTCTCTCAGCGCACCAATCTGAATTTTTCCCATGGAATCTGCGACAGCTGTATTGAAGAACATTTCCCTGAAGTGGTGGAAGCCTGGACCACCGGACTCCACACTTCAGAGCATGAGCTTCACCAGGCATCCCAAAAGAATCCACGGGATCATGTCAGCTGA
- a CDS encoding SDR family NAD(P)-dependent oxidoreductase yields the protein MTSSGRTVLITGASSGIGLASAHRLLDRGWRVFAAARRLENMESLRQRGAEVLPLDVASEASRRQLADAISTRVGVLDALVNNAGFGEVGPVETMALDQARQMFEVNLFGLIGLTQLLLPQMREQRSGRIVNVSSIAGRFVTPGAGWYGASKHALEGISDALRLEMHRFGVQVVLVEPGLIRTGFEAVADDSMQKHCADPIWGSMMRNVSAGWSEGFLKGSSPDVVANTIVTALEADRPKARYRCGRESESVLVQRFMPTAVWDALVRKRMIG from the coding sequence ATGACGAGCTCTGGTCGCACAGTGTTGATCACGGGAGCTTCCAGCGGCATTGGCCTCGCAAGTGCCCACCGGTTATTGGATCGTGGCTGGCGCGTGTTTGCCGCTGCTCGCCGACTGGAGAACATGGAATCACTGCGCCAGCGTGGTGCTGAGGTTCTGCCTTTGGATGTTGCTTCAGAGGCCTCACGGCGCCAATTGGCTGATGCCATTTCCACTCGCGTTGGAGTGCTAGATGCGCTTGTCAATAATGCGGGATTCGGTGAAGTCGGACCTGTGGAGACCATGGCTCTGGATCAAGCTCGCCAGATGTTTGAAGTGAATCTTTTTGGGCTGATCGGTCTGACGCAATTGTTGCTCCCTCAGATGCGAGAGCAACGCTCTGGGCGAATCGTCAATGTGTCATCCATCGCCGGCAGGTTTGTCACTCCTGGAGCAGGTTGGTACGGCGCAAGCAAGCATGCACTCGAAGGCATCAGTGATGCGCTGAGGCTGGAAATGCATCGTTTTGGTGTTCAGGTGGTGCTTGTGGAGCCCGGTCTGATTCGGACGGGCTTTGAAGCGGTCGCTGATGACTCAATGCAAAAGCATTGCGCAGACCCGATTTGGGGTTCGATGATGCGGAACGTCTCGGCTGGATGGTCCGAGGGTTTCCTAAAGGGGTCGTCCCCGGATGTTGTGGCCAACACGATTGTGACTGCCTTGGAAGCCGATCGTCCGAAAGCGCGTTATCGATGCGGTCGGGAATCGGAGTCGGTGTTAGTGCAGCGCTTCATGCCAACGGCGGTTTGGGATGCGTTGGTGCGCAAACGCATGATTGGTTAA
- a CDS encoding TIGR03643 family protein, with protein MSSQFLSTQDIDRVIEMAWEDRTPFEAIEFQFGLSESAVIALMRAELKSASFRAWRRRVSGRKSKHGRSNISDRFKAACHR; from the coding sequence ATGTCGTCGCAGTTTTTGTCCACGCAAGACATCGACAGGGTGATCGAAATGGCTTGGGAAGATCGAACTCCTTTTGAAGCCATTGAATTTCAATTTGGGCTTTCTGAATCAGCTGTCATCGCTCTAATGCGTGCGGAACTGAAGAGCGCGTCTTTTCGTGCTTGGCGGCGGCGAGTGTCTGGTCGCAAAAGCAAGCATGGACGCAGCAATATCTCGGATCGCTTCAAAGCTGCCTGTCACCGTTGA